One part of the Methylobacterium terrae genome encodes these proteins:
- a CDS encoding bifunctional diguanylate cyclase/phosphodiesterase, producing MYRAFVCLTAEHTAWALPLAMLVCWLSCHTALRLLEQARAESGGRSAGWLVGAAFSAGAGIWSTHFIAMLGYDPGLGVSYDPAITLASLAVGVISALAALTLLRGARGTGGGVAAGLLLGLGIAVMHATGMQGVRVPGTFAWDPVLAAAAVATGCALACGSLLALSRAETGRGLILSATLLSVGIAALHVLAMAAVRVVPDPRADLAADSLPRAALAAGIAAVTLAVLACSALALVADRLRRMNRVLSEQRTALIAGEERMRALTDALPQMVWVAPDDGHAVYANRRFQAFFGAGSSSRTQRIDAHHPDERAPNAAAWRQAQEERRTFEAETRWRDPSGAYRWHRIVIVPVPHADGTVEWIGTAHDIDDIVRAREALRVSGERLALALDAGSDGLWDCDLATGEAWTSDRLWHLLGYAPGELPAHARTWRALIHPDDRERAVATLVAHLAGATPMFECEHRLRRKDGAWGWFLTRAKVVGRDAEGRATRFVGTHIDISVRKEAEGRIAHMAAHDALTDLPNRTLFRERLRRRLHEVVRDGGSCAILCLDLDRFKEVNDGLGHLAGDALLQAVARRLSAELPAGDTAARLGGDEFAVLVVSVAHPDEARARAQTLLRAVGRPVRIGDQSVEVGASIGIAVAPADGADEETLLRRADLALYKAKAEGRNTVRAFEPAMDAALAERRRLEADLRRALAGDELVLHYQPQVRPACGRLVGFEALVRWRHPSRGLVPPNAFIPLAEETGLILPLGEFVLREACREAARWTLPLKVAVNLSPRQFQQADLPERVLAILTETDLSPDRLEIEITETVIINDMARALSVLRRLKALGIRIAMDDFGTGYSSLATLQAFPFDKIKIDRSFVSQLGERPSAAEIVRAVLGLGRSLRIGVVAEGVETDGQRRFLADEGCEEMQGYLFGKPQPAERLAAMMDGERPATGAVTEGLRAAAS from the coding sequence ATGTACCGTGCGTTCGTCTGCCTGACGGCCGAGCATACCGCCTGGGCTCTGCCCCTGGCGATGCTGGTCTGCTGGCTTTCCTGCCACACCGCGCTGCGCCTGCTGGAGCAGGCCCGCGCCGAGAGCGGCGGGCGCTCGGCCGGCTGGCTCGTCGGCGCGGCCTTCTCGGCCGGCGCCGGGATCTGGAGCACGCATTTCATCGCCATGCTGGGTTACGATCCGGGCCTCGGCGTGAGCTACGACCCGGCGATCACCCTCGCCTCCCTCGCCGTCGGCGTGATCAGCGCGCTCGCGGCCCTGACCCTGCTGCGCGGCGCCCGCGGCACGGGCGGCGGCGTCGCGGCCGGCCTGCTCCTCGGCCTCGGCATCGCCGTCATGCACGCCACCGGCATGCAGGGCGTGCGCGTCCCGGGCACCTTCGCCTGGGATCCGGTGCTGGCCGCCGCGGCGGTCGCGACCGGCTGCGCCCTCGCCTGCGGCTCCCTCCTCGCGCTCTCGCGGGCGGAGACGGGCCGCGGACTCATCCTGTCCGCGACCCTGCTGTCGGTGGGGATCGCGGCTTTGCACGTCCTCGCCATGGCGGCGGTCCGGGTCGTCCCGGACCCGCGCGCGGACCTCGCCGCCGACAGCCTGCCCCGCGCCGCGCTCGCCGCCGGCATCGCCGCGGTCACGCTCGCGGTTCTGGCCTGCTCGGCCCTGGCGCTCGTCGCGGACCGCCTGCGCCGGATGAACCGCGTGCTGAGCGAGCAGAGAACCGCGCTGATCGCCGGCGAGGAGCGCATGCGCGCGCTCACGGACGCGCTGCCGCAGATGGTCTGGGTCGCCCCCGACGACGGCCACGCCGTCTACGCGAACCGGCGCTTCCAGGCGTTCTTCGGCGCGGGCAGCTCCTCCCGGACGCAGCGGATCGACGCCCACCACCCGGACGAGCGCGCGCCGAACGCGGCGGCGTGGCGGCAGGCGCAGGAGGAACGGCGCACCTTCGAGGCGGAGACGCGCTGGCGGGACCCGTCCGGCGCGTATCGCTGGCACAGGATCGTCATCGTGCCGGTCCCGCACGCCGACGGGACCGTCGAGTGGATCGGCACGGCGCACGACATCGACGACATCGTGCGCGCGCGCGAGGCGCTGCGGGTGAGCGGGGAGCGCCTCGCGCTCGCGCTCGACGCGGGCAGCGACGGGCTGTGGGATTGCGACCTCGCCACCGGCGAGGCGTGGACCTCGGACCGCCTGTGGCACCTGCTCGGCTACGCGCCGGGCGAGCTGCCCGCCCACGCCCGGACCTGGCGGGCGCTGATCCACCCCGACGACCGCGAGCGGGCCGTCGCGACGCTCGTCGCGCACCTCGCGGGCGCCACGCCGATGTTCGAGTGCGAGCACCGGCTGCGGCGCAAGGACGGCGCGTGGGGCTGGTTCCTCACCCGCGCGAAGGTCGTCGGGCGCGACGCGGAGGGGCGGGCGACCCGGTTCGTCGGAACCCACATCGACATCAGCGTGCGCAAGGAGGCGGAGGGCCGGATCGCCCACATGGCGGCCCACGACGCGCTCACCGATTTGCCGAACCGCACCCTGTTCCGCGAGCGGCTGCGGCGGCGGCTCCACGAGGTCGTGCGCGACGGCGGGTCCTGCGCGATCCTCTGCCTCGACCTCGACCGCTTCAAGGAGGTCAATGACGGGCTGGGCCACCTCGCGGGCGACGCCCTGCTGCAGGCGGTCGCCCGGCGCCTGTCGGCGGAGCTGCCTGCCGGGGACACGGCGGCCCGGCTGGGCGGCGACGAGTTCGCGGTCCTCGTCGTCTCGGTCGCGCATCCGGACGAGGCGCGCGCGCGGGCGCAGACGCTCCTGCGGGCGGTCGGCCGGCCGGTCCGGATCGGCGACCAGTCGGTCGAGGTCGGCGCGAGCATCGGCATCGCCGTCGCCCCCGCGGACGGGGCCGACGAGGAGACGCTGCTGCGGCGCGCCGACCTCGCGCTCTACAAGGCGAAGGCGGAGGGGCGGAACACGGTGCGCGCCTTCGAGCCCGCGATGGACGCGGCGCTCGCGGAGCGGCGCCGGCTGGAAGCCGACCTGCGCCGGGCGCTCGCCGGCGACGAGCTGGTCCTCCACTACCAGCCGCAGGTGCGGCCCGCCTGCGGCCGGCTCGTCGGGTTCGAGGCGCTGGTGCGCTGGCGGCATCCGTCGCGCGGCCTCGTGCCGCCGAACGCGTTCATCCCGCTCGCCGAGGAGACCGGCCTGATCCTCCCCCTCGGCGAGTTCGTGCTGCGCGAGGCCTGCCGCGAGGCGGCGCGGTGGACGCTCCCGCTCAAGGTCGCCGTCAACCTGTCGCCGCGCCAGTTCCAGCAGGCCGACCTGCCCGAGCGCGTGCTGGCGATCCTGACCGAGACCGACCTGTCGCCGGACCGGCTCGAGATCGAGATCACCGAGACCGTCATCATCAACGACATGGCCCGCGCGCTCAGCGTGCTGCGGCGCCTCAAGGCGCTCGGGATCCGGATCGCCATGGACGATTTCGGCACCGGCTACTCGTCGCTGGCGACCCTGCAGGCCTTCCCGTTCGACAAGATCAAGATCGACCGCTCCTTCGTCAGCCAGCTCGGGGAGCGCCCCTCCGCCGCCGAGATCGTGCGCGCCGTGCTGGGCCTCGGCCGCTCCCTGCGGATCGGGGTGGTGGCCGAGGGCGTCGAGACCGACGGGCAGCGGCGCTTCCTCGCCGACGAGGGGTGCGAGGAGATGCAGGGCTACCTGTTCGGCAAACCCCAGCCGGCCGAGCGGCTCGCCGCGATGATGGACGGGGAGAGGCCGGCGACCGGCGCGGTGACGGAGGGCCTCAGGGCGGCGGCCTCCTGA
- a CDS encoding sensor histidine kinase, producing MPQPPLRVFLALGLGAAGLVATLVLALVASRVASQRLEARIESELADVAGILAGRLDRGLFERWRDMVILAENDTIRDPAASVARKRRVLRRAQETYPDYAIIGLVGADGRIEATSTGALEGISVGHREYFTQGRDGPFVGDVHDALLLATLKPRREADEPQRVLDIAAPVRGDDGRLLGVVSGHLDWTWARAAEASLRETSGAMRDVSALMLARDGTVLLGPAPLNRKTLPADLPSVAAAREGRSGTAAETWPDGRRYLTGYRQARGYRDFPGLGWTVLVRQDADTAFASVTDLRRQILLWGLVVATVAAGIGWFAAGLLARPLRRLAVAAAALGRGEPVAVPASAVREAQAISHALRVASSALQSQEEERRAADARQELLIHELNHRVKNTLATVQSMARQTARSAASLDDFTGSFEARLLAMSQTHNVLTANHWEGAGLRGILSAELEPYAGGRADRIRLEGPPVSLTPAVALPLGMAIHELATNAAKYGALSAEAGQVAVDWAVRTGTLSLRWRESGGPPVAPPVRTGFGTRLIRASLERELAGEVRLDYAEGGLACLIAVPLAARIAAA from the coding sequence TTGCCCCAGCCGCCGCTCCGCGTCTTCCTGGCCCTCGGTCTCGGGGCCGCGGGCCTGGTGGCGACCCTGGTGCTCGCCCTGGTGGCGTCCCGGGTGGCGAGCCAGCGGCTCGAGGCGCGGATCGAGAGCGAGCTCGCCGACGTCGCCGGCATCCTGGCGGGCCGGCTCGACCGCGGCCTGTTCGAGCGCTGGCGCGACATGGTGATCCTGGCCGAGAACGACACCATCCGGGACCCGGCCGCCTCCGTCGCGCGCAAGCGCCGGGTGCTGCGGCGGGCCCAGGAGACCTATCCGGACTACGCCATCATCGGGCTCGTCGGCGCCGACGGCCGGATCGAGGCGACGAGCACCGGTGCCCTCGAGGGGATCAGCGTCGGGCACCGGGAGTACTTCACGCAAGGCCGGGACGGCCCGTTCGTCGGCGACGTGCACGACGCCCTGCTGCTCGCCACCCTGAAGCCGCGCCGCGAGGCGGACGAGCCGCAGCGGGTGCTCGACATCGCCGCCCCGGTGCGCGGCGACGACGGCCGCCTCCTCGGCGTGGTCTCGGGCCACCTCGACTGGACCTGGGCCCGGGCGGCGGAGGCCTCCCTGCGCGAGACCTCGGGCGCGATGCGCGACGTCAGCGCCCTGATGCTCGCCCGGGACGGCACGGTGCTGCTCGGTCCCGCGCCTCTGAACCGCAAGACCCTGCCGGCGGACCTGCCGAGCGTCGCCGCGGCGCGGGAGGGCCGGTCCGGCACCGCGGCGGAGACCTGGCCCGACGGGCGGCGCTACCTCACCGGCTACCGGCAGGCCCGGGGCTACCGCGACTTCCCGGGCCTCGGCTGGACCGTGCTGGTGCGCCAGGACGCCGACACCGCCTTCGCGTCGGTGACGGACCTGCGCCGGCAGATCCTGCTCTGGGGCCTCGTCGTCGCGACGGTGGCGGCGGGCATCGGCTGGTTCGCCGCCGGCCTGCTCGCGCGGCCCCTGCGCCGCCTCGCGGTCGCCGCCGCGGCGCTCGGCCGGGGCGAGCCGGTCGCGGTCCCGGCCTCCGCCGTGCGCGAGGCGCAGGCGATCAGCCACGCCCTGCGGGTCGCCTCGTCCGCCCTGCAGAGTCAGGAGGAGGAGCGCCGGGCGGCCGATGCGCGCCAGGAGCTGCTGATCCACGAATTGAACCACCGGGTGAAGAACACGCTCGCCACCGTGCAGTCGATGGCCCGCCAGACCGCCCGCAGCGCCGCCTCCCTCGACGACTTCACCGGCAGCTTCGAGGCCCGGCTGCTGGCGATGTCCCAGACCCACAACGTGCTCACCGCCAACCACTGGGAGGGGGCGGGCCTGCGCGGCATCCTCTCGGCCGAGCTCGAGCCCTATGCCGGCGGGCGGGCCGACCGCATCCGCCTCGAGGGACCGCCGGTCTCCCTCACCCCGGCGGTGGCGCTCCCCCTCGGGATGGCGATCCACGAACTCGCCACCAACGCGGCGAAGTACGGCGCGCTCTCGGCCGAGGCGGGGCAGGTGGCGGTGGACTGGGCCGTGCGCACCGGGACGCTCTCCCTGCGCTGGCGCGAGAGCGGCGGTCCGCCGGTGGCGCCGCCGGTCCGCACCGGCTTCGGCACCCGGCTGATCCGCGCCAGCCTCGAGCGCGAGCTCGCCGGCGAGGTCCGGCTCGACTACGCGGAGGGCGGCCTCGCCTGCCTCATCGCGGTGCCGCTCGCCGCCCGGATTGCGGCGGCCTGA
- a CDS encoding PAS domain S-box protein, producing MSTHDESGQMEAAGRDAIMPPAGIPEPDLHGIAFLARVLCGTAFALVHRPDAPLRGPAPPDLSASDAAALAALVADVRETPVVVPDLARHPRTAELSAVHGRAALRFYAGIPLPGSGGRRLGTLLVLDAAPRRGGLTGEQAAGLVTLANQGIRERDILHHLSGMKTERDDLRSITEAAPALIAALDRDEICRFANGNFSRWFGLDPDETVGRSLRAIVGEAFYDARRPLLARAFAGETVSFESPHPKADGRHALVRYEPHRGADRAVADLYLLGVDITAEKDARAALADSALKFRAIAESMPQMVWSTLPDGYHDYYNTRWYEFTGMPEGSTDGEGWNAIFHPGEQEEAWRRWRRSLSTGEPYEIEYRLRRHDGVYRWVLGRAVPIHDPESGAIERWFGTCTDIDDQVRARETLARGREELEAQVAERTAALAEANARLKAEIEERARIEEALHQAQKMEAVGQLTGGIAHDFNNLLTGIVGSLDLMQTRINEGRTQNLTRYAGLAMASAQRAAALTHRLLAFARRQPLEARATDVNRLVSSMDELLRRTLGERVRLEVVVAGGLWLTLCDPNQLENAILNLAINARDAMPDGGRLTIETANAHLDDAYVASEIGVRAGQYVCVCVSDTGAGMSPEVIQRAFDPFFTTKPIGQGTGLGLSMIYGFAKQSDGHVRIYSEVAEGTAVKLYLPRHSGRAVDEPVRATGMPVPRAEHGETVLVVEDDATVRALIGETLTDLGYRVIEAPDGPAGLRILEAPGRIDLVVTDVGLPGLNGRRMIDEALAARPDLRVLFITGYAENAAFGNGHLAPGMRMITKPFAIDAFAAKVRAMIEPGPS from the coding sequence ATGAGCACCCACGACGAGAGCGGACAGATGGAAGCGGCGGGACGGGACGCCATCATGCCCCCGGCCGGTATCCCGGAGCCGGACCTTCACGGCATCGCCTTCCTCGCCCGGGTCCTCTGCGGCACCGCCTTCGCCCTGGTCCACCGGCCGGACGCGCCCCTGCGCGGACCGGCTCCGCCCGACCTCTCCGCGAGCGACGCGGCGGCGCTCGCGGCGCTCGTCGCGGACGTGCGCGAGACGCCCGTCGTCGTGCCGGACCTGGCGCGGCATCCGCGCACCGCCGAGCTGTCCGCGGTACACGGCAGGGCGGCGTTGCGCTTCTACGCCGGCATCCCGCTTCCCGGCTCGGGCGGCCGCCGCCTCGGGACCCTGCTCGTGCTCGATGCCGCGCCGCGGCGGGGCGGGCTGACGGGAGAGCAGGCCGCGGGCCTCGTCACCCTGGCGAACCAGGGTATCCGGGAACGGGACATCCTCCACCACCTCTCCGGGATGAAGACCGAGCGCGACGACCTGCGCAGCATCACTGAGGCCGCTCCCGCCCTGATCGCCGCCCTCGACCGCGACGAGATCTGCCGCTTCGCCAACGGCAATTTTTCGCGATGGTTCGGCCTGGATCCGGACGAGACCGTCGGGCGCTCCCTGCGGGCGATCGTCGGCGAGGCGTTCTACGACGCGCGCCGGCCGCTGCTCGCCCGGGCGTTCGCGGGCGAGACGGTCTCGTTCGAATCCCCCCATCCCAAGGCCGACGGGCGCCACGCCCTGGTGCGCTACGAGCCCCATCGCGGGGCCGACCGGGCGGTCGCCGACCTGTACCTTCTCGGCGTCGACATCACCGCCGAGAAGGACGCGCGGGCGGCCCTCGCCGACAGCGCCCTGAAGTTCCGGGCCATCGCCGAATCGATGCCCCAGATGGTGTGGTCGACCCTGCCGGACGGCTACCACGACTACTACAACACCCGCTGGTACGAGTTCACCGGCATGCCGGAGGGCTCGACCGACGGCGAGGGCTGGAACGCGATCTTCCATCCGGGCGAGCAGGAGGAGGCCTGGCGGCGCTGGCGGCGCTCGCTTTCCACCGGCGAGCCCTACGAGATCGAGTATCGCCTGCGCCGGCACGACGGGGTCTACCGCTGGGTGCTCGGCCGGGCGGTGCCGATCCACGATCCGGAGAGCGGCGCGATCGAGCGCTGGTTCGGCACCTGCACCGACATCGACGACCAGGTCCGCGCCCGCGAGACCCTGGCCCGCGGCCGCGAGGAGCTGGAGGCGCAGGTGGCCGAGCGCACCGCGGCCCTCGCCGAGGCCAATGCGCGCCTCAAGGCCGAGATCGAGGAGCGCGCCCGGATCGAGGAGGCCCTGCACCAGGCGCAGAAGATGGAGGCGGTGGGCCAGCTGACGGGGGGCATCGCCCACGACTTCAACAACCTGCTCACCGGCATCGTCGGCTCCCTCGACCTGATGCAGACCCGCATCAACGAGGGCCGGACGCAGAACCTCACCCGATACGCCGGCCTCGCCATGGCCTCGGCCCAGCGCGCCGCGGCGCTGACCCACCGGCTGCTGGCCTTCGCGCGGCGCCAGCCGCTCGAGGCCCGGGCGACCGACGTCAACCGGCTGGTGAGCTCGATGGACGAGTTGCTGCGTCGGACGCTGGGCGAGCGGGTGCGGCTCGAGGTGGTGGTGGCCGGCGGCCTGTGGCTGACGCTCTGCGACCCCAACCAGCTCGAGAACGCGATCCTCAACCTCGCGATCAACGCCCGGGACGCGATGCCCGACGGCGGGCGGCTCACCATCGAGACCGCCAACGCCCATCTCGACGACGCCTACGTGGCGAGCGAGATCGGCGTGCGGGCGGGCCAGTACGTCTGCGTCTGCGTCAGCGACACCGGTGCCGGCATGTCCCCGGAGGTGATCCAGCGCGCCTTCGACCCGTTCTTCACCACCAAGCCCATCGGCCAGGGCACCGGCCTCGGCCTGTCGATGATCTACGGCTTCGCCAAGCAGTCCGACGGGCACGTGCGGATCTACTCGGAGGTGGCCGAGGGCACGGCGGTGAAGCTCTACCTGCCCCGTCACAGCGGCCGGGCCGTGGACGAGCCGGTGCGGGCGACCGGGATGCCGGTGCCGCGGGCCGAGCACGGCGAGACGGTCCTGGTGGTGGAGGACGACGCCACCGTCCGGGCGCTGATCGGCGAGACCCTGACCGACCTCGGCTACCGGGTGATCGAGGCGCCCGACGGGCCGGCCGGCCTGCGCATCCTCGAGGCGCCGGGGCGGATCGACCTCGTCGTCACCGATGTCGGCCTGCCGGGCCTCAACGGTCGCCGGATGATCGACGAGGCGCTGGCGGCCCGGCCGGACCTCCGGGTCCTGTTCATCACCGGCTACGCCGAGAACGCCGCCTTCGGCAACGGCCACCTCGCGCCCGGCATGCGGATGATCACGAAGCCCTTCGCCATCGACGCCTTCGCCGCCAAGGTCCGGGCGATGATCGAGCCGGGGCCCTCCTGA
- a CDS encoding (2Fe-2S)-binding protein — protein MIVCSCNVLSDGQVRGCLHPGPGCPRTPAQVYACLGCSPKCGRCARTIRGILDRALAEAHSACTTTCGAACTLKHLEEEAA, from the coding sequence ATGATCGTCTGTTCCTGCAACGTGCTCTCCGACGGCCAGGTGCGCGGCTGCCTCCATCCCGGTCCCGGCTGCCCGCGCACGCCGGCCCAGGTCTATGCCTGCCTCGGCTGCAGCCCGAAATGCGGCCGCTGCGCCCGCACGATCCGCGGCATCCTCGACCGGGCCTTGGCCGAGGCGCACTCGGCCTGCACCACCACCTGCGGCGCGGCCTGCACGCTGAAGCACTTGGAGGAGGAGGCCGCCTGA
- the bfr gene encoding bacterioferritin has product MKGDAKVVEYLNRGLRSELTAVSQYWLHFRMLNDWGYIDLAKFWRKESIEEMNHADRFVDRILFLEGFPNLQELDPLRIGQNVQEIIECDLAAEVEARSLYLEAAKYCDSINDRVSKQLFEDLAADEEGHIDFLETQIELIRQVGLPLYAQRHIGGLEKIEPEVE; this is encoded by the coding sequence ATGAAGGGTGACGCCAAGGTCGTCGAGTACCTCAACCGCGGCCTGCGCAGCGAGCTGACCGCGGTGAGCCAGTACTGGCTCCACTTCCGGATGCTGAACGACTGGGGCTACATCGACCTCGCCAAGTTCTGGCGCAAGGAGTCGATCGAGGAGATGAACCACGCCGATCGCTTCGTCGATCGGATCCTGTTCCTCGAGGGCTTCCCGAACCTGCAGGAGCTCGACCCGCTGCGGATCGGTCAGAACGTCCAGGAAATCATCGAGTGCGACCTCGCCGCCGAGGTCGAGGCCCGCAGCCTCTACCTCGAGGCCGCGAAGTACTGCGACTCGATCAACGATCGCGTCTCGAAGCAGCTGTTCGAGGATCTGGCCGCCGACGAGGAGGGTCACATCGACTTCCTGGAGACCCAGATCGAGCTGATCCGCCAGGTCGGCCTGCCGCTCTACGCCCAGCGCCACATCGGCGGCCTGGAGAAGATCGAGCCCGAGGTCGAGTAG
- the ribA gene encoding GTP cyclohydrolase II RibA, giving the protein MAEIRAGRPVALRGTDPVLALSAEALDEATNAALAALAGTGARLVLPAPRLRRLGLADRKDAGAVALPAIDPARIEALALRLDARIDAPVAPASAGDEAALALAALAQVLPAVVVVPGEAAPPGTLSVAAEAVARYPARQAAALRPVSRAPVPLAGAPDSEFVVFRGGEGLRDQVAVVIGRPDLTGPVAVRLHSACLTGDLFGSLKCDCGDQLRGTAGWMAQHGGGIVLYLDQEGRGNGLANKIRAYDLQARGLDTYEADEALGFGLDQRRFDFAAAMLKALGVASVRLLSNNPEKAASLEAAGIAVVETQRALGRVTPENLRYLTAKRDRAGHALDLDAFACIDV; this is encoded by the coding sequence TTGGCGGAGATCCGCGCCGGCCGGCCCGTGGCCCTGCGCGGGACCGACCCGGTGCTGGCCCTGTCGGCCGAGGCGCTCGACGAGGCCACGAACGCCGCCCTGGCGGCGCTCGCCGGGACCGGCGCCCGCCTCGTCCTGCCGGCGCCGCGCCTGCGCCGCCTCGGCCTCGCCGACCGGAAGGATGCCGGCGCGGTCGCCCTGCCGGCGATCGACCCGGCCCGGATCGAGGCCCTGGCGCTGCGCCTCGATGCGCGGATCGACGCCCCCGTGGCGCCGGCCTCGGCCGGCGACGAGGCCGCGCTCGCGCTCGCGGCGCTCGCCCAGGTGCTGCCGGCTGTCGTGGTGGTGCCGGGCGAGGCGGCCCCTCCCGGGACCCTGAGCGTCGCCGCGGAGGCGGTCGCGCGCTACCCGGCCCGGCAGGCCGCCGCCCTGCGGCCCGTCAGCCGGGCGCCGGTGCCGCTCGCGGGCGCCCCGGACAGCGAGTTCGTGGTCTTCCGCGGCGGCGAGGGTCTTCGCGATCAGGTCGCCGTCGTGATCGGCCGGCCGGACCTTACCGGGCCGGTGGCGGTGCGGCTGCACTCGGCCTGCCTCACCGGCGACCTGTTCGGCTCGCTCAAGTGCGATTGCGGCGACCAGCTGCGCGGCACCGCCGGCTGGATGGCCCAGCACGGCGGCGGCATCGTGCTCTACCTCGACCAGGAGGGCCGCGGGAACGGGCTCGCCAACAAGATCCGCGCCTACGACCTCCAGGCCCGCGGGCTCGACACCTACGAGGCCGACGAGGCCCTCGGCTTCGGCCTCGACCAGCGCCGGTTCGACTTTGCGGCGGCGATGCTGAAGGCGCTCGGCGTCGCCTCCGTCAGGCTCCTGAGCAACAACCCCGAGAAGGCCGCGAGCCTCGAGGCCGCCGGCATCGCCGTGGTCGAGACCCAGCGGGCGCTCGGCCGGGTCACGCCGGAGAACCTGCGCTACCTCACCGCCAAGCGCGACCGGGCCGGCCACGCCCTCGACCTCGACGCCTTCGCGTGCATCGACGTGTGA
- a CDS encoding cytochrome b has product MTPNGERPGRYAPSQKALHWIVAILVFALVPIALAMANLPDGPLKNALYEWHKSFGLTVLALALARLLVRAARGAPPLVAGLPAWQRRAAHASHLALYVLIVVVPLLGWAGTSACCAPVMLYFTLPLTLPVSGGMPVGEAILRVHQVAAFTLVALVVLHAGAALHHHLVRRDGTLRRMWPGGG; this is encoded by the coding sequence ATGACGCCGAACGGCGAGAGACCGGGCCGCTACGCGCCGTCCCAGAAGGCGCTGCACTGGATCGTCGCGATCCTGGTCTTCGCCCTGGTGCCGATCGCGCTCGCCATGGCCAACCTGCCCGACGGGCCGCTGAAGAACGCGCTCTACGAGTGGCACAAGTCGTTCGGGCTCACCGTGCTGGCGCTGGCGCTGGCCCGCCTCCTGGTGCGCGCCGCCCGCGGCGCCCCGCCCCTCGTCGCCGGCCTGCCGGCCTGGCAGCGCCGGGCGGCGCACGCCTCGCATCTCGCGCTCTACGTCCTGATCGTCGTGGTGCCGCTGCTCGGCTGGGCCGGCACCTCGGCCTGCTGCGCGCCGGTGATGCTCTACTTCACGCTGCCCCTCACCCTGCCGGTCTCCGGCGGCATGCCGGTCGGCGAGGCGATCCTCCGGGTGCACCAGGTCGCGGCCTTCACGCTGGTCGCGCTCGTGGTGCTGCACGCGGGCGCGGCCCTGCATCACCACCTGGTGCGGCGGGACGGGACGCTGCGGCGGATGTGGCCGGGAGGGGGCTGA
- a CDS encoding mannose-1-phosphate guanylyltransferase/mannose-6-phosphate isomerase, whose protein sequence is MSHETGSLIHPIILCGGSGTRLWPASRESFPKQFIPLAEPDRSSFQATAARLGDAAIFERPAVITANDARFLVAEQLAQAGIKADILLEPCRRDSAPAVAVAALHAASRDPEALVLILPADHAVGDDAAFARAARAARAGAEAGAIMTLGITPTHPSTAYGYIQPGGPMPGRAGEAGAQTVARFLEKPDAGRAADLIAEGALWNGGYFLFRADVMLEELEAHAPAVLAAARGAVETATRDLDFVRLGEAAFAQAPQISIDFAVMERTERAGVLPVAFPWSDIGTWGALWEVSGRDGDGNALRGRVAVRDTRNSLVHSSGEILTTVVGLDDVVVVATDDAVLVTSRSAGAGVKGLVETLRGRGEPEADAHRLMYRPWGSYQRIDIGGRFQVKRITVKPGGRLSLQKHHHRAEHWVVVRGTAEVTVDGIVRLVHENEAAYLPIGCVHRLANPGKIPLELIEVQVGSYTGEDDIIRIEDVYGR, encoded by the coding sequence ATGTCGCACGAAACCGGTAGCCTGATCCATCCGATCATCCTGTGCGGCGGGTCCGGGACGCGGTTGTGGCCGGCCTCCCGCGAGAGCTTCCCCAAGCAGTTCATCCCCCTCGCCGAGCCGGATCGCTCCTCGTTCCAGGCCACCGCCGCGCGTCTCGGCGATGCCGCGATCTTCGAGCGGCCGGCCGTCATCACCGCCAACGATGCCCGCTTCCTCGTCGCCGAGCAGCTCGCGCAGGCCGGAATCAAGGCCGACATCCTGCTCGAGCCGTGCCGGCGCGACTCCGCTCCGGCCGTCGCCGTCGCGGCGCTCCACGCCGCCTCGCGCGATCCGGAAGCCCTGGTGCTGATCCTGCCCGCCGACCACGCCGTCGGGGACGACGCGGCCTTCGCCCGCGCCGCCCGCGCCGCCCGCGCGGGGGCCGAGGCCGGAGCCATCATGACCCTCGGCATCACGCCGACCCATCCCTCGACCGCCTACGGCTACATCCAGCCCGGCGGCCCGATGCCGGGCCGGGCCGGCGAGGCGGGTGCCCAGACCGTCGCCCGCTTCCTCGAGAAGCCGGATGCCGGCCGCGCCGCCGACCTGATCGCGGAGGGCGCCCTCTGGAACGGCGGCTACTTCCTGTTCCGCGCCGACGTGATGCTGGAGGAGCTCGAGGCCCATGCCCCGGCCGTGCTCGCGGCGGCCCGCGGCGCCGTCGAGACGGCCACCCGCGACCTCGACTTCGTGCGCCTCGGCGAGGCGGCGTTCGCGCAGGCGCCGCAGATCTCGATCGATTTCGCCGTCATGGAGCGGACCGAGCGGGCCGGCGTGCTGCCGGTGGCCTTCCCGTGGTCGGACATCGGCACCTGGGGGGCGCTGTGGGAGGTGTCGGGCCGGGATGGCGACGGCAACGCCCTGCGCGGCCGCGTCGCGGTACGGGATACGCGCAACAGCCTGGTCCACTCCTCCGGCGAGATCCTGACCACCGTGGTCGGCCTCGACGACGTGGTGGTGGTGGCGACGGACGACGCGGTGCTGGTGACGAGCCGCAGCGCCGGGGCCGGGGTGAAGGGCCTGGTCGAGACCCTGCGTGGGCGCGGCGAGCCGGAGGCGGACGCACACCGGCTGATGTACCGGCCGTGGGGCTCCTACCAGCGCATCGACATCGGCGGGCGCTTCCAGGTGAAGCGGATCACCGTGAAGCCCGGCGGGCGCCTGTCGCTGCAGAAACATCATCACCGGGCCGAGCACTGGGTGGTGGTGCGCGGTACCGCCGAGGTGACGGTGGACGGGATCGTGCGGCTGGTCCACGAGAACGAGGCGGCCTACCTGCCGATCGGTTGCGTGCATCGTCTCGCCAATCCGGGAAAGATCCCGCTCGAACTGATCGAGGTGCAGGTCGGAAGCTATACCGGCGAGGACGACATCATCCGCATCGAGGACGTCTACGGCCGCTGA